One window of Acipenser ruthenus chromosome 52, fAciRut3.2 maternal haplotype, whole genome shotgun sequence genomic DNA carries:
- the LOC131723038 gene encoding GTPase IMAP family member 9-like isoform X1, translating into MSDNTGDLNTLRLVLVGKTGVGKSAAGNALLAKREFKSSFSDSSVTKDCARGEGEVAERRVVVVDTPGLFDTKLSNVEIVSEIVKCIQKSSPGPHAFLLVLKLGRYTEEEQKTVQIIQEVFGKSASKYMMVLFTHRDCLDDDGQTIEEFLKNADKNLKQLVESCGNRFHAINGKDLKDQEQAKVLLEKVENMVKINGGCFSNDLYEMEEKRKADEARHQKEIEELRKKNEEDAEKLKQANVANEIIAKMQEAHMKQMTMMVEQMKKTNEDNMKCMAEHLKQPQKVESCCVS; encoded by the exons A TGTCTGACAACACAGGTGACCTGAACACTCTGAGGCTGGTGCTGGTTGGAAAGACTGGCGTTGGAAAGAGTGCAGCAGGAAATGCACTCCTGGCCAAGAGGGAGTTTAAATCTTCATTCAGCGACTCCTCAGTAACAAAGGACTGTGCGAGGGGAGAAGGAGAAGTTGCAGAgagacgtgttgttgtggtcgaCACTCCAGGCTTGTTTGACACAAAGCTCTCCAATGTGGAAATTGTAAGTGAGATTGTGAAATGCATTCAGAAGTCCTcgccgggaccccacgctttcctcctggtgcTGAAGCTGGGTCGATACACTGAGGAAGAGCAAAAAACTGTGCAGATAATCCAGGAGGTTTTCGGTAAAAGCGCTTCGAAATACATGATGGTGCTTTTCACACACAGGGATTGTCTGGATGACGATGGCCAGACAATTGAGGAGTTTCTTAAAAATGCTGACAAGAACCTCAAGCAGCTGGTAGAGTCGTGTGGGAACAGGTTTCATGCGATCAATGGAAAAGACCTTAAGGATCAGGAGCAGGCCAAAGTACTTCTGGAGAAAGTAGAGAACATGGTGAAAATAAACGGTGGATGCTTCTCCAATGATTTGTACGAGATGGAGGAGAAAAGAAAGGCAGATGAAGCGAGGCACCAGAAGGAAATTGAAGAGCTTAGGAAGAAGAATGAAGAGGACGCAGAAAAGTTAAAACAGGCGAATGTAGCAAATGAGATAATAGCAAAGATGCAGGAGGCGCATATGAAGCAAATGACCATGATGGTGGaacaaatgaagaaaacaaatgaagATAATATGAAATGTATGGCAGAACATCTAAAACAACCACAGAAAGTGGAATCCTGCTGTGTATCATAG
- the LOC131723038 gene encoding GTPase IMAP family member 9-like isoform X2 — protein sequence MSDNTGDLNTLRLVLVGKTGVGKSAAGNALLAKREFKSSFSDSSVTKDCARGEGEVAERRVVVVDTPGLFDTKLSNVEIVSEIVKCIQKSSPGPHAFLLVLKLGRYTEEEQKTVQIIQEVFGKSASKYMMVLFTHRDCLDDDGQTIEEFLKNADKNLKQLVESCGNRFHAINGKDLKDQEQAKVLLEKVENMVKINGGCFSNDLYEMEEKRKADEARHQKEIEELRKKNEEDAEKLKQANVANEIIAKMQEAHMKQMTMMVEQMKKTNEDNMKCMAEHLKQPQKVESCCVS from the coding sequence TGTCTGACAACACAGGTGACCTGAACACTCTGAGGCTGGTGCTGGTTGGAAAGACTGGCGTTGGAAAGAGTGCAGCAGGAAATGCACTCCTGGCCAAGAGGGAGTTTAAATCTTCATTCAGCGACTCCTCAGTAACAAAGGACTGTGCGAGGGGAGAAGGAGAAGTTGCAGAgagacgtgttgttgtggtcgaCACTCCAGGCTTGTTTGACACAAAGCTCTCCAATGTGGAAATTGTAAGTGAGATTGTGAAATGCATTCAGAAGTCCTcgccgggaccccacgctttcctcctggtgcTGAAGCTGGGTCGATACACTGAGGAAGAGCAAAAAACTGTGCAGATAATCCAGGAGGTTTTCGGTAAAAGCGCTTCGAAATACATGATGGTGCTTTTCACACACAGGGATTGTCTGGATGACGATGGCCAGACAATTGAGGAGTTTCTTAAAAATGCTGACAAGAACCTCAAGCAGCTGGTAGAGTCGTGTGGGAACAGGTTTCATGCGATCAATGGAAAAGACCTTAAGGATCAGGAGCAGGCCAAAGTACTTCTGGAGAAAGTAGAGAACATGGTGAAAATAAACGGTGGATGCTTCTCCAATGATTTGTACGAGATGGAGGAGAAAAGAAAGGCAGATGAAGCGAGGCACCAGAAGGAAATTGAAGAGCTTAGGAAGAAGAATGAAGAGGACGCAGAAAAGTTAAAACAGGCGAATGTAGCAAATGAGATAATAGCAAAGATGCAGGAGGCGCATATGAAGCAAATGACCATGATGGTGGaacaaatgaagaaaacaaatgaagATAATATGAAATGTATGGCAGAACATCTAAAACAACCACAGAAAGTGGAATCCTGCTGTGTATCATAG